From a region of the Streptomyces sp. NBC_00193 genome:
- a CDS encoding PhzF family phenazine biosynthesis protein, with amino-acid sequence MRIRIVDAFTDRPFGGNPAGVLLLEDGFPPDAWLQQVAAEVNLSETAFAHPLPPGGDADWALRWFTPAAEVDMCGHATLATAHVLAAGGLATGTVRFSARCGILKVTAAEDGSLVMDFPTSSLTEVEPDAAVERALGATAKSVHDTSEHIGDLVVELADERTVRELTPDLAALRGYARRGIIVTAAAEDPSRGYDFVSRGFFPAFGIDEDPVTGSAHTALAPFWAQRLGRTELVGLQGGARTGLVRVRLLGDRTLLIGRAVTVIDGELLSAP; translated from the coding sequence ATGCGCATCCGAATCGTCGACGCCTTCACCGACCGCCCCTTCGGCGGCAACCCCGCCGGGGTCCTGCTCCTCGAAGACGGGTTCCCGCCGGACGCCTGGCTCCAGCAGGTCGCCGCCGAGGTCAACCTCTCCGAGACCGCCTTCGCCCATCCGCTCCCGCCCGGCGGTGACGCGGACTGGGCGCTGCGCTGGTTCACCCCGGCCGCCGAGGTCGACATGTGCGGCCACGCGACCCTGGCCACCGCCCACGTCCTGGCCGCCGGCGGCCTGGCCACGGGGACGGTCCGCTTCTCGGCGCGCTGCGGAATCCTGAAGGTCACCGCCGCCGAGGACGGGTCCCTGGTCATGGACTTCCCGACCTCCTCCCTGACCGAGGTGGAGCCGGACGCCGCCGTGGAGCGCGCGCTGGGCGCCACGGCCAAGTCGGTCCACGACACCTCCGAGCACATCGGGGACCTCGTGGTGGAGCTGGCCGACGAGCGGACCGTACGGGAGCTCACGCCGGACCTCGCCGCCCTGCGCGGCTACGCCCGGCGCGGGATCATCGTGACCGCGGCGGCCGAGGACCCCTCCCGCGGGTACGACTTCGTCTCGCGCGGCTTCTTCCCCGCGTTCGGCATCGACGAGGACCCGGTCACCGGCAGCGCCCACACCGCGCTGGCCCCCTTCTGGGCGCAGCGGCTGGGCCGCACGGAGCTGGTCGGCCTCCAGGGCGGAGCCCGCACCGGCCTCGTCCGGGTCCGGCTGCTGGGCGACCGTACGCTGCTGATCGGGCGCGCGGTCACGGTCATCGACGGCGAGCTGCTCAGCGCACCGTAG
- a CDS encoding glutamate-cysteine ligase family protein, which yields MGEKVVAGGFDLSDRQRYRRKLHECLEVLERLLEEKRFDRPKNMMGLEIELNLAGADGLPRMVNAQVLERIASNDFQTELGMFNLEVNVLPHRLGGRVFDQLAEELSAGLGYAHRQALEVDAGVVMIGILPTISRTDLVTANLSAVDRYSLLNEQILMMRGEDFVLDIEGVERLTWTSGSIVPEAACTSVQLHLQVTPARFADVWNAAQAVAAVQIAVGANSPFLFGRELWRESRPPLFQQATDTRPPELQAQGVRPRTWFGERWVDSAYELFAENVRYFPALLPICDEEEPLRVLAEGGVPSLQELVLHNGTVYRWNRPVYGVADGVPHLRVENRVLPAGPTVADVVANAAFYYGLVRTLADEQRPVWSRLPFAEAEANFDAACRYGIDARLRWPRRGRGGGLASVPAVRLVLEELLPMAAAGLDAWGIEPADRDHYLGIIEERCRRRVNGATWQVDTYHRALAGGLERDAALAATTRRYSELSHRGDPVHTWPAGLGGGAAGAGPAAVD from the coding sequence ATGGGGGAGAAGGTCGTGGCGGGCGGATTCGACCTGTCCGATCGGCAACGGTACCGGAGGAAGCTTCACGAGTGCCTGGAGGTACTGGAGCGACTTCTGGAGGAGAAGAGGTTCGATCGCCCCAAGAACATGATGGGGCTGGAGATCGAGTTGAATCTCGCGGGTGCCGACGGGTTGCCGAGAATGGTGAATGCGCAGGTCCTCGAGCGTATTGCGAGCAACGATTTCCAGACCGAACTGGGAATGTTCAACCTGGAGGTGAACGTACTTCCGCACCGGCTCGGCGGCCGGGTATTCGACCAGCTCGCCGAGGAACTGAGCGCGGGTCTCGGCTATGCCCACCGGCAGGCTCTGGAGGTCGACGCCGGGGTGGTCATGATCGGGATTCTGCCGACGATCTCCCGCACCGACCTGGTCACCGCCAACCTTTCGGCGGTCGACCGCTACTCGCTGCTCAACGAGCAGATCCTGATGATGCGGGGAGAGGACTTCGTCCTCGACATCGAGGGAGTCGAGCGGCTGACCTGGACCTCCGGGTCGATCGTGCCGGAGGCCGCCTGCACCTCCGTACAACTGCACCTGCAGGTGACCCCGGCACGGTTCGCGGACGTGTGGAACGCGGCCCAGGCGGTGGCGGCCGTACAGATAGCCGTCGGCGCCAACTCGCCCTTCCTGTTCGGGCGGGAGCTGTGGAGGGAGTCGCGGCCGCCGCTCTTCCAGCAGGCCACCGACACCCGGCCGCCCGAACTCCAGGCGCAGGGGGTGCGCCCGCGCACCTGGTTCGGCGAGCGGTGGGTGGACTCGGCGTACGAGCTCTTCGCCGAGAACGTCCGCTACTTCCCGGCCCTGCTGCCGATCTGCGACGAGGAGGAGCCGCTGCGCGTGCTCGCCGAGGGCGGGGTGCCGAGCCTGCAGGAGCTGGTGCTGCACAACGGCACCGTCTACCGCTGGAACCGGCCCGTCTACGGGGTCGCCGACGGGGTGCCGCACCTGCGCGTGGAGAACCGGGTGCTGCCCGCCGGCCCGACGGTGGCCGACGTCGTCGCCAACGCGGCCTTCTACTACGGGCTCGTACGGACGCTCGCGGACGAGCAGCGCCCGGTGTGGAGCCGGCTGCCCTTCGCGGAGGCGGAGGCCAACTTCGACGCGGCCTGCCGCTACGGCATCGACGCCCGGCTTCGCTGGCCGCGCCGGGGCCGGGGCGGGGGACTGGCGAGCGTGCCCGCGGTCCGGCTGGTGCTGGAGGAGCTGCTGCCGATGGCGGCGGCCGGGCTGGACGCGTGGGGCATCGAGCCCGCCGACCGGGACCACTACCTCGGCATCATCGAAGAGCGGTGCCGGCGCCGGGTGAACGGGGCCACCTGGCAGGTGGACACGTACCACCGGGCGCTCGCGGGCGGGCTGGAGCGGGACGCGGCGCTGGCCGCGACCACGCGCCGCTACAGCGAGCTGAGCCACCGGGGCGATCCCGTGCACACCTGGCCGGCGGGTCTGGGGGGTGGCGCCGCGGGGGCCGGACCGGCGGCCGTGGACTGA
- a CDS encoding DMT family transporter, with product MQASGRHAGLGLALISAIAFGGSGVAAKPLIEAGLDPLHMVWLRVAGAALVLSPLAWRHRDLVRRKPLLLAGFGLVAVAGVQAFYFASLSRIPVGVALLLEYLGPALLLGWIRFVQRRPVTRAAAAGAAVAVVGLACVVQIWAGLSLDLLGVLLGLAAACCQAFYFVFADQGSDGDDVPDPMGMIAYGMIVGTLVMTVIARPWRIDWQVLGGDAALGDLMVPAPVLLGWVVLIATVFAYLTGVVSVRKLSPQVAGVVACLEAVVATVLAWVLLGEHLSTWQIIGGALVLGGAFIAQTSRKIAPGVAEPVAALDRDPSKV from the coding sequence ATGCAAGCGTCAGGGAGACATGCCGGACTGGGCCTCGCCCTCATTTCGGCTATCGCGTTCGGTGGTTCGGGTGTGGCGGCGAAGCCGCTGATCGAGGCGGGTCTGGACCCGCTCCACATGGTCTGGCTCAGGGTGGCCGGGGCGGCGCTCGTGCTGTCCCCGCTGGCCTGGCGCCATCGCGATCTCGTACGCCGCAAACCCCTGCTGCTCGCCGGCTTCGGGCTCGTCGCCGTGGCCGGCGTCCAGGCCTTCTACTTCGCCTCGCTGTCCCGGATCCCGGTCGGCGTGGCCCTGCTGCTGGAGTACCTCGGCCCGGCGCTGCTGCTCGGCTGGATCCGCTTCGTGCAGCGCAGGCCCGTGACCCGGGCCGCCGCGGCCGGCGCCGCCGTGGCCGTCGTGGGTCTCGCCTGCGTGGTGCAGATCTGGGCCGGGCTGAGCCTCGACCTGCTGGGCGTGCTGCTCGGCCTCGCGGCCGCCTGCTGCCAGGCCTTCTACTTCGTCTTCGCCGACCAGGGCAGCGACGGGGACGACGTGCCCGACCCGATGGGCATGATCGCGTACGGCATGATCGTCGGCACCCTCGTGATGACCGTGATCGCCCGGCCCTGGCGGATCGACTGGCAGGTACTGGGCGGCGACGCGGCGCTCGGCGACCTGATGGTGCCCGCGCCGGTGCTGCTCGGCTGGGTGGTGCTGATCGCGACGGTGTTCGCGTACCTGACCGGTGTGGTCTCCGTGCGCAAGCTGTCGCCGCAGGTCGCGGGTGTGGTGGCCTGCCTGGAGGCGGTCGTGGCGACCGTACTGGCCTGGGTGCTCCTCGGCGAGCACCTCTCGACCTGGCAGATCATCGGCGGCGCGCTCGTGCTGGGCGGGGCCTTCATCGCCCAGACCTCCCGGAAGATCGCGCCCGGGGTCGCGGAGCCGGTGGCCGCCCTGGACCGCGACCCGAGCAAGGTCTAG
- a CDS encoding PRC-barrel domain-containing protein → MQTDIDPRSLIGRKAFDRNGTKIGTVDEVYLDDATGVPEWAAVRTGLFSRDAFVPLEPSEMVGDTLRVPFERSLIKDAPDFGVGRHLSPEQELQLYHHYGLDLALPTDFQHDFGHKTPDTP, encoded by the coding sequence GTGCAGACCGACATCGATCCCCGCAGCCTGATCGGCCGCAAGGCGTTCGACCGCAATGGCACCAAGATCGGCACCGTCGACGAGGTCTACCTCGACGATGCCACGGGCGTCCCGGAATGGGCCGCCGTACGCACCGGACTCTTCAGCCGGGACGCCTTCGTCCCGCTGGAGCCCAGCGAGATGGTGGGCGACACCCTGCGCGTGCCCTTCGAACGCTCCCTCATCAAGGACGCCCCCGACTTCGGCGTCGGCCGCCACCTCTCCCCCGAACAGGAGCTGCAGCTCTACCACCACTACGGCCTGGACCTGGCCCTCCCCACGGACTTCCAGCACGACTTCGGCCACAAGACCCCCGACACCCCCTGA
- a CDS encoding SRPBCC family protein, with the protein MAEVTAESRIEASAAKLWSQLTDWDAYGQWSMTHTNFPKGGPETLAVGSTFAENMKMMGFPAEVLWTVSELEDERVFAITGKGPMGVAVLTRYTLIPDGGATTVRIDGEFTGAAVSLMAGKLKDSATAALNESLRKLSGLVA; encoded by the coding sequence ATGGCTGAAGTCACCGCGGAATCACGCATCGAGGCGTCCGCCGCGAAGCTCTGGTCCCAGCTGACCGACTGGGACGCTTACGGCCAGTGGAGCATGACCCACACCAACTTCCCGAAGGGCGGCCCCGAGACCCTGGCGGTGGGATCCACCTTCGCCGAGAACATGAAGATGATGGGCTTCCCCGCCGAGGTCCTCTGGACCGTCTCGGAGCTGGAGGACGAGCGCGTCTTCGCGATCACCGGCAAGGGCCCGATGGGCGTCGCCGTCCTGACCCGCTACACCCTGATCCCGGACGGCGGGGCCACCACGGTCCGCATCGACGGCGAGTTCACCGGCGCCGCGGTCTCCCTCATGGCGGGCAAGCTCAAGGACTCGGCCACCGCCGCCCTCAACGAGTCGCTGCGCAAGCTCTCCGGCCTGGTCGCCTGA
- a CDS encoding DMT family transporter: MSIHSDQTSQTPATGRSLLFLVIAGTAWGTAGAAASLLYLASDLGPLALSFWRCAGGLAVLLPVLALRRRPRDAGVGERAVRARASVGSLIGTGLLFTLFQSAYFAAVRETGLAVATVVTLGSGPVLIALGARYWMGERLGRGGTVAVGGALAGLAVLVLGSGGGEVRPLGVGWALLSAAGYGAMTLRARLLGRRGTGGEPLVTTVWSVGVGAACLLPFALVEGLMPHTAEPVRVLWLLAYMATVPTALAYALYFSGAAAVRAATVSVIMLIEPVGAAAIAVLVLGERLTGPVALGTVLLLTAVGALIVAESRRPADVRDPETREGGPEVRPALAAEAVVRVR, translated from the coding sequence GTGTCGATCCACTCGGACCAAACGTCCCAAACGCCCGCCACCGGGCGCAGCCTCCTCTTCCTCGTCATCGCCGGAACCGCCTGGGGCACGGCGGGGGCGGCGGCCTCGCTGCTCTACCTCGCCAGTGACCTCGGCCCGCTCGCCCTGTCGTTCTGGCGGTGCGCGGGCGGGCTGGCCGTGCTGCTCCCGGTCCTCGCCCTACGCCGCCGCCCGCGGGACGCAGGGGTGGGGGAGCGCGCCGTTCGGGCGCGGGCCTCGGTGGGATCGCTCATCGGGACCGGGCTGCTGTTCACCCTCTTCCAGTCCGCGTACTTCGCCGCCGTGCGCGAGACCGGCCTCGCCGTGGCCACCGTGGTCACCCTCGGATCCGGGCCCGTGCTCATCGCGCTCGGGGCCCGCTACTGGATGGGGGAGCGGCTCGGCCGGGGCGGGACCGTCGCGGTCGGCGGGGCGCTGGCCGGGCTGGCCGTGCTCGTCCTCGGCAGCGGAGGCGGCGAGGTGCGGCCGCTCGGCGTCGGCTGGGCGCTGCTGTCCGCCGCCGGCTACGGGGCCATGACCCTGCGGGCCAGGCTGCTCGGGCGGCGCGGCACGGGCGGGGAGCCGCTGGTCACCACCGTCTGGTCGGTGGGGGTGGGCGCGGCGTGCCTGTTGCCGTTCGCCCTGGTGGAGGGGCTGATGCCGCATACCGCGGAGCCCGTCCGGGTGCTCTGGCTGCTCGCCTACATGGCCACCGTGCCGACCGCGCTGGCCTACGCGCTCTACTTCAGCGGGGCCGCCGCGGTACGCGCCGCCACGGTGTCCGTGATCATGCTGATCGAGCCCGTCGGCGCGGCGGCGATCGCCGTCCTGGTGCTCGGGGAGCGGCTGACCGGCCCGGTGGCGCTGGGCACCGTACTCCTGTTGACGGCCGTGGGGGCGCTGATCGTCGCGGAGTCGCGGCGGCCGGCGGACGTCCGGGACCCGGAAACGCGGGAGGGCGGGCCGGAGGTCCGGCCCGCCCTCGCCGCCGAAGCGGTCGTCAGAGTGCGGTGA
- a CDS encoding PadR family transcriptional regulator yields MRSHGQHGHDHGHEHGRGHGHCGPDRREEFQRRRAAFGPFGPPFGGGPFGGRGGRGGPRGRARRGDVRASILALLTDRPMHGYEMIQEIGERSGGAWKPSPGSVYPTLQLLEDEGLITSESEGGKKLFTLTEAGRTEAESGPDAPWAEAGRGFDFEAMNEVRTAGFGLMEAFGQVFKTGTPAQREKALAVINDARKKLYLILADEH; encoded by the coding sequence ATGCGTTCACACGGACAGCACGGACACGACCACGGACATGAGCACGGACGGGGTCACGGCCACTGCGGGCCGGACCGTCGGGAGGAGTTCCAGCGGCGGCGTGCCGCCTTCGGGCCGTTCGGGCCGCCCTTCGGCGGTGGGCCCTTCGGTGGGCGCGGCGGCCGCGGCGGACCGCGCGGCCGGGCCCGGCGGGGTGATGTGCGCGCCTCCATCCTGGCGCTGCTCACCGACCGGCCGATGCACGGCTACGAGATGATCCAGGAGATCGGCGAGCGCAGCGGCGGGGCGTGGAAGCCCAGCCCGGGGTCGGTCTACCCGACCCTCCAGCTGCTCGAGGACGAGGGCCTCATCACCAGCGAGAGCGAGGGCGGCAAGAAGCTGTTCACGCTCACCGAGGCCGGTCGCACCGAGGCCGAGTCCGGCCCGGACGCCCCCTGGGCGGAGGCCGGCCGGGGCTTCGACTTCGAGGCGATGAACGAGGTCCGGACGGCCGGTTTCGGCCTGATGGAGGCCTTCGGGCAGGTCTTCAAGACCGGCACGCCCGCGCAGCGGGAGAAGGCCCTCGCCGTCATCAACGACGCCCGCAAGAAGCTCTACCTGATCCTGGCCGACGAGCACTGA
- a CDS encoding CPBP family intramembrane glutamic endopeptidase — MLRSETLLVLALSLGASGVSALISFIGSLTKPGGLKDQAATLNGSYAPGRPWLDLAWQLFGIASALVPVLLVAHLLTREGAPGLKVLGFDRTRPWWDLGRGALVAACIGSAGLAFYLGSRAAGFNLTVVPEALPEVWWKFPVLILSAVQNSVVEEVIVLAYLLRRLGQLGWSPMAALVASSVLRGSYHLYQGIGGFIGNVVMGVVFVLAYRRWGRVGPLVVAHALLDIVAFGGYALLAGKVGWLPTP; from the coding sequence ATGCTGCGCTCCGAGACGCTGCTCGTGCTCGCGCTGTCCCTGGGTGCGAGCGGGGTCTCGGCGCTGATCAGCTTCATCGGCTCGCTGACCAAGCCGGGCGGGCTCAAGGACCAGGCCGCCACGCTCAACGGTTCGTACGCCCCCGGCCGGCCCTGGCTGGACCTGGCCTGGCAGCTGTTCGGCATCGCGAGCGCGCTCGTCCCCGTCCTGCTCGTCGCGCACCTGCTGACCCGTGAGGGCGCGCCCGGGCTGAAGGTGCTGGGCTTCGACCGCACCCGGCCCTGGTGGGACCTGGGCCGGGGCGCGCTCGTCGCCGCCTGCATCGGCAGCGCGGGGCTGGCCTTCTACCTCGGGTCCCGGGCGGCCGGCTTCAACCTCACGGTGGTGCCGGAGGCGCTGCCCGAGGTGTGGTGGAAGTTCCCCGTGCTGATCCTCTCCGCGGTGCAGAACTCCGTGGTGGAGGAGGTCATCGTGCTGGCCTACCTGCTGCGCAGGCTCGGGCAGCTCGGCTGGTCGCCGATGGCAGCGCTGGTGGCCAGCTCCGTGCTGCGCGGCTCGTACCACCTCTACCAGGGCATCGGCGGATTCATCGGCAACGTGGTGATGGGCGTGGTGTTCGTCCTCGCCTACCGGCGCTGGGGCCGGGTCGGTCCGCTCGTCGTCGCGCACGCGCTGCTCGACATCGTGGCCTTCGGCGGGTACGCCCTGCTGGCGGGCAAGGTGGGCTGGCTGCCCACGCCGTAG
- a CDS encoding pyridoxamine 5'-phosphate oxidase family protein, protein MSVTPAPETTTETSASAAAPTPTEATGYAPTERTVPTRSRDRARYDRETVHSILDQAYLCHLGFVRDGAPVVLPTLFGRVGEALYIHGSTGSRPLLAAGKADPGLPVCLTVTHVDGLVLARSAFHHSLNYRSVVVHGTAYEVTDREERRIALDALVDQVVPGRSADSRPANAKELAATAVIRLDLNEVSAKLRTGGPNDDPEDVALPYWTGVIPVAPAYGTPVPAADLAPGIPVPDYITAL, encoded by the coding sequence ATGAGCGTCACGCCTGCCCCCGAGACCACCACGGAGACGTCGGCCTCAGCGGCCGCGCCCACGCCCACGGAGGCCACCGGGTACGCGCCCACCGAACGTACCGTCCCGACCCGGTCCCGCGACCGCGCGCGCTACGACCGCGAGACCGTGCACTCGATACTCGACCAGGCCTACCTCTGCCACCTCGGCTTCGTCCGCGACGGCGCCCCGGTGGTCCTGCCGACCCTCTTCGGCCGGGTCGGCGAGGCCCTCTACATCCACGGCTCCACGGGCTCGCGCCCCCTCCTCGCGGCCGGCAAGGCAGACCCGGGGCTGCCGGTCTGCCTCACCGTGACGCACGTCGACGGCCTGGTCCTGGCCCGCTCCGCCTTCCACCACTCGCTCAACTACCGCTCGGTGGTCGTGCACGGCACCGCCTACGAGGTGACCGACCGGGAGGAGCGCCGGATCGCGCTCGACGCCCTCGTCGACCAGGTCGTCCCGGGCCGCTCGGCCGACTCGCGGCCGGCGAACGCCAAGGAGCTCGCGGCCACCGCCGTGATCCGCCTGGACCTGAACGAGGTGTCCGCGAAGCTCCGTACGGGCGGGCCGAACGACGACCCCGAGGACGTCGCCCTGCCCTACTGGACGGGCGTGATCCCGGTCGCGCCGGCGTACGGGACCCCGGTCCCGGCCGCCGACCTCGCCCCGGGCATCCCCGTCCCGGACTACATCACCGCACTCTGA
- a CDS encoding DUF5999 family protein translates to MCQHKPACPSADSADREAAHPVAVHPEQGWSLLCNGVLLFEDTGELLPDGQIIAPHRPLAATQVMKAA, encoded by the coding sequence ATGTGCCAGCACAAGCCAGCATGCCCGTCCGCCGACTCCGCCGACCGGGAGGCTGCGCACCCCGTGGCCGTTCACCCGGAGCAGGGTTGGAGCCTGCTGTGCAACGGCGTCCTGCTGTTCGAGGACACCGGTGAGCTGCTGCCGGACGGCCAGATCATCGCCCCGCACCGCCCGCTCGCGGCGACGCAGGTGATGAAGGCGGCCTAG
- the gcvP gene encoding aminomethyl-transferring glycine dehydrogenase, with protein MTANRIPLSQLERGIPFEQRHIGPDAEAQAKMLAHVGYGSLDELTAAAVPDVIKTTAALNLPEARTEAEVLAELRELADRNQVLSSMIGLGYYGTFTPPVILRNVMENPAWYTAYTPYQPEISQGRLEALLNFQTVVAELTGLPTSGASLLDEGTAAAEAMTLARRVGKAKGNVFLVDADALPQTIAVIQTRAEPIGIEVVVADLSEGIPAEIAERGVYGVLLQYPGASGAVREIKPVIEQAHALGAIVAVSADLLALTLLTSPGELGADIAVGTTQRFGVPMGFGGPHAGYMAVQAKHARSLPGRLVGVSVDADGNKAYRLALQTREQHIRREKATSNICTAQVLLAVMAGMYAVYHGPDGLRTIARRTHRYAALLAAGLTAGGVEVVHGAYFDTVTARVPGRAAEVVAAAREGGVNLYQVDADLVSASCDETTLRADVDAVWAAFGVTADLEALDAATADALPEGLLRSDEYLTHPVFHQHRSETAMLRYLRKLSDKDYALDRGMIPLGSCTMKLNATTEMESVTWPEFGQLHPFAPVEQAEGYLTLITELEERLCEVTGYDKVSIQPNAGSQGELAGLLAVRAYHRANGNEQRTVCLIPSSAHGTNAASAVMAGMKVVVVKTADDGEVDADDLRAKIEQYRDELAVLMITYPSTHGVFEEHVADICAQVHDAGGQVYVDGANLNALVGLAKPGHFGGDVSHLNLHKTFCIPHGGGGPGVGPVGVRAHLAPYLPNHPLQPTAGPETGVGPISAAPWGSAGILPISWSYVRLMGGEGLKRATQVAVLGANYIAKRLEPHYPVLYTGPGNLVAHECIIDMRPLSKATGVSIDDIAKRLIDYGFHAPTMSFPVAGTLMIEPTESEDLAEIDRFCDAMIAIRAEIERVAGGEWPVDDNPLANSPHTAAALGGEWNHPYTRDEAVFPGGVSAAEKYWPPVRRIDGAFGDRNLVCSCPPLDEYDN; from the coding sequence ATGACCGCCAACCGCATTCCGCTCTCCCAGCTGGAGCGAGGCATCCCCTTCGAGCAGCGCCACATCGGCCCGGACGCCGAGGCGCAGGCGAAGATGCTCGCCCATGTGGGCTACGGCTCGCTGGACGAGCTCACCGCAGCCGCGGTGCCGGATGTGATCAAGACCACTGCCGCGCTGAACCTGCCCGAGGCGCGGACCGAGGCCGAGGTGCTCGCCGAGCTGCGTGAGCTCGCCGACCGCAACCAGGTCCTTTCGTCGATGATCGGGCTGGGGTACTACGGCACCTTCACGCCGCCCGTGATCCTGCGCAACGTCATGGAGAACCCGGCCTGGTACACGGCGTACACGCCGTACCAGCCGGAGATCTCCCAGGGCCGCCTCGAAGCCCTGCTGAACTTCCAGACCGTCGTCGCCGAGCTGACGGGCCTGCCGACCTCCGGTGCCTCCCTGCTCGACGAGGGCACGGCTGCCGCCGAGGCCATGACCCTGGCCCGCCGCGTGGGCAAGGCCAAGGGCAACGTCTTCCTCGTCGACGCCGACGCGCTGCCGCAGACCATCGCGGTGATCCAGACCCGTGCCGAGCCGATCGGTATCGAGGTCGTCGTCGCCGATCTGAGCGAGGGGATTCCGGCCGAGATCGCCGAGCGCGGCGTCTACGGCGTGCTCCTCCAGTACCCGGGTGCCTCCGGCGCCGTGCGGGAGATCAAGCCGGTCATCGAGCAGGCGCACGCGCTCGGCGCGATCGTCGCCGTCTCCGCCGACCTGCTCGCCCTGACGCTGCTGACCTCGCCGGGCGAGCTGGGCGCCGACATCGCCGTCGGCACCACCCAGCGCTTCGGCGTCCCGATGGGCTTCGGCGGACCGCACGCCGGCTACATGGCCGTCCAGGCCAAGCACGCCCGCTCGCTGCCCGGCCGCCTCGTCGGCGTCTCCGTGGACGCGGACGGCAACAAGGCGTACCGCCTGGCGCTGCAGACCCGTGAGCAGCACATCCGCCGCGAGAAGGCCACCAGCAACATCTGCACCGCGCAGGTGCTCCTCGCCGTCATGGCCGGCATGTACGCCGTCTACCACGGCCCGGACGGGCTGCGGACGATCGCCCGCCGGACGCACCGGTACGCGGCTCTGCTCGCGGCCGGTCTGACGGCCGGCGGGGTCGAGGTCGTGCACGGCGCCTACTTCGACACCGTCACCGCGCGGGTCCCGGGCCGTGCCGCCGAGGTCGTGGCCGCGGCCCGCGAGGGCGGGGTCAACCTGTACCAGGTGGACGCCGACCTGGTCTCCGCCTCCTGTGACGAGACCACCCTGCGCGCCGACGTGGACGCGGTGTGGGCGGCCTTCGGGGTCACCGCCGACCTGGAGGCGCTCGACGCCGCCACGGCCGACGCGCTGCCCGAGGGGCTGCTGCGCTCGGACGAGTACCTGACCCACCCGGTCTTCCACCAGCACCGCTCCGAGACCGCGATGCTGCGCTACCTGCGCAAGCTCTCGGACAAGGACTACGCGCTGGACCGCGGCATGATCCCGCTGGGCTCCTGCACCATGAAGCTCAACGCGACCACCGAAATGGAGTCGGTCACCTGGCCGGAATTCGGCCAGTTGCACCCGTTCGCCCCGGTCGAGCAGGCCGAGGGGTACCTCACGCTCATCACCGAGCTGGAGGAACGTCTCTGCGAGGTCACCGGCTACGACAAGGTCTCCATTCAGCCGAACGCCGGCTCCCAGGGTGAGCTCGCCGGCCTGCTGGCCGTCCGCGCCTACCACCGGGCGAACGGCAACGAGCAGCGCACCGTCTGCCTCATCCCGTCCTCCGCGCACGGCACCAATGCCGCGAGCGCCGTGATGGCCGGCATGAAGGTCGTCGTCGTCAAGACCGCCGACGACGGCGAGGTGGACGCGGACGACCTGCGCGCCAAGATCGAGCAGTACCGCGACGAGCTCGCCGTGCTGATGATCACGTACCCCTCCACGCACGGTGTGTTCGAGGAGCACGTCGCCGACATCTGCGCCCAGGTGCACGACGCCGGCGGCCAGGTCTACGTGGACGGCGCCAACCTCAACGCCCTGGTGGGCCTGGCCAAGCCGGGTCACTTCGGCGGCGACGTCTCGCACCTGAACCTGCACAAGACCTTCTGCATCCCGCACGGCGGCGGCGGCCCGGGCGTCGGCCCGGTCGGTGTCCGGGCGCACCTGGCCCCGTACCTGCCCAACCACCCGCTCCAGCCGACGGCCGGTCCGGAGACGGGCGTCGGCCCGATCTCGGCCGCTCCGTGGGGCTCGGCGGGCATCCTGCCGATCTCCTGGTCGTACGTGCGCCTGATGGGCGGCGAGGGCCTCAAGCGCGCCACCCAGGTGGCGGTGCTCGGCGCCAACTACATCGCCAAGCGCCTGGAGCCGCACTACCCGGTGCTCTACACCGGCCCGGGCAACCTGGTCGCGCACGAGTGCATCATCGACATGCGCCCCCTGTCGAAGGCGACGGGCGTGAGCATCGACGACATCGCCAAGCGCCTGATCGACTACGGGTTCCACGCGCCGACCATGTCCTTCCCGGTCGCCGGCACGCTCATGATCGAGCCGACGGAGTCCGAGGACCTCGCCGAGATCGACCGCTTCTGCGACGCGATGATCGCCATCCGCGCCGAGATCGAGCGGGTCGCGGGCGGCGAGTGGCCGGTGGACGACAACCCGCTGGCCAACTCCCCGCACACGGCGGCGGCCCTGGGCGGCGAGTGGAACCACCCGTACACCCGCGACGAGGCCGTCTTCCCGGGCGGGGTGTCGGCAGCGGAGAAGTACTGGCCGCCGGTGCGCCGCATCGACGGTGCCTTCGGCGACCGGAACCTGGTGTGTTCCTGCCCGCCGCTGGACGAGTACGACAACTGA